DNA sequence from the Bacteroidales bacterium genome:
AAATACTTTTCGGAGTGGACTCAAAGTTATAACAATAAAATATTATTTTAGTAATTGTAGAATTTCAGAATTTATAAAATTACTTAGTGTTTATAAGAAAACTCTTGAAATTTACAATTTTGCTGTCATTTCGAACGAAGTGAGAAATCCCATTCAATTGATATCCATTGTGTTATGAGATTTCTCCTTTCAGTCGAAATGACAATATGGTAGTTTTATTAGAAGCACTACTTAATCGTTGAGTGAAAATCGCTCAATTTGGATTTTAATAATTAATAAATTACAAAAATTGATTTTTACCGATAAACAGATTAAAGAAATTAAAAAATTATTTTCAAAATCTAAAAACATAGTAATTGTAACTCACAGTTATCCTGATGGAGATGCAATGGGAGCTTCTCTTGGTTTATATAATTTATTGAAGAAAATAAATTTCAATATTAGTATAATTACTCCAACTAATTATCCTGAATTTTTAAAATGGTTACCCGGAGATGAATTTGTAATAAAATTTTCAAAAAATCCGGAACAAGCTTTGGAGTGTCTAAATAATGCAGAAATAATATTTTGTATTGATTTTAATGCTTTAAGCAGGATTGATAAACTTGAAGAGCATTTATCAAAATCAGATGCAGTTAAAATAATGATTGATCATCATCCTTATCCTGAGAAATTTGTTGATTACTCATTTTCATCAATTTCGGTTAGTTCAGCAGCAGAATTGGTTTATGAATTTATTCAGAAAATAGCTTATAGCAAACATATTGATAAAGATATTGCAACTTGTTTATATACAGGTATAATGGCAGATACAGGTTCTTTTAGTTTTAATTCTTCAAATCCGCAAACTTTCAGGATTGTTGCCGAGTTGCTTACTCATAATATCAATAAAGACGAAATTACCGGCAGAATATATAATAATTTTTCATCTGACAGGATGAGATTGTTAGGACATTGTTTAAATAATATGAAGGTTTTTCCTGAATATAATACTGCATTTATTACAATAAATTATGAGGAGAAGAAAAAATTTAATTTTAAAACAGGTGATTCTGAAGGATTTGTTAATTATCCATTATCAATTAAAGGAATAGTATTTTCAGCATTCTTTATTGATAAAAAAGATCATGTTAAAATTTCTTTTCGTTCAAAAGGTAAATTTGAAGTAAACAAATTTGCTATGGAAAATTTTAATGGGGGAGGACATATTAACGCTGCTGCAGGTAAATCTGAATTATCAATGGAGGAAACAATTAATAAATTTATTGATTTACTTCCTAAATATAAAGACGAGTTGTTTTAATTTTTTAGGTACTACTGCGAATTTAATGGAAGATTAAAAATGCTAAAATGCTAAAATAAATATACTACAATCCCATACTTGCGAGATTAAAACATTGTTAATTGCATAAGTTAATTATTACAGAACAATTGGTTACAATATTTAAGCATTTTATAATTATAAATAAACTTAATTAGGAGTAACAAAAATTAATTATTCTCATTAAATTCGTGATAGAACTGTTTTTTAAAATATATTTTTTAAAATTATAATTGAAAGAAAAGATATGATACATTCATTAATAATAATAATAATATTTGTTTTATTGATTTGTTCATGTAAAGAAAAAACAAGAAATGTATCAGATAAAGATATCAAAGAATTGAAAGAACCATTAATTGAGGTAAACAAATATCTTGTAAAAAAAGATGCTGATTTAATTAAAAAATATGCAGAAAGAAGAAAATGGAAAATGAAAGAAACAGAATCGGGACTTTGGTACATGATATATAAAAACGGAAACGGAAAACAAGCCAATGAAGGTGAATTTGCAACAATTAATTATACTGTAAATTTATTTAACGGAAAAATGTGTTACAGTTCTGATTCTTTGGGTTCTAAATATTTCAAGATTGGTAACAGAACAGTTGAACGTGGTTTGGATGAAGGTATTTTATTATTAAAAGAAGGAGACAAAGCAAAATTTATCCTTCCGCCACATCTTGCTTATGGCTTGTTAGGAGATGATAATAAAATACCTTCACGCTCAATAATTGTTTATGATGTTGAATTACTTGAAATATCGAACTATTAGAAAGTATATCCTACATTATTACTAGTGTCATCACGAAGTACCTTGACTGAGACAATCCCTACAAGATAAGCTCTATTCTATCAAATAAATATATCCTTTTTTTGTTCGTATTTTATTATCGTATGATAATACACTTACAAAATACACATAAACACCATGCTCTAATTTATTACCATCTAAATAACCTGTCCATCCTTCAGACAAATCATTAGTTTCAAATACAAGTTTCCCAAATTGATTATATATCTTAAATTCCTTCAATTCTTTTATTCCCCAACCTTTTACATAGATAGTATCATTTATACCATCATCATTTGGATGAAAGGCTTTTGGAACATCTACTGAAAATTTTTGTTCAACTACAATATATACTGAATCTTTAACTATAAAACAATTATTAATATCAGTAAGTTCAAAATAATAAAATCCTGATTCCTGCGGAATAGCGTTGGTTTCCATACAGTTGATACAGCTTAAATAATCAACAGGATACCAGTAATATTCATATCCTTCGGTTTGGGTGGCTTGTAAATCAATATTTTCACCAATAATAATTTTAATGGTATCATTATTAATAATTTCTGCAAGAGGAATTTGTTGAACAGAAATTCTCACTGAATCCTTACTTTCACAATTGTTTGAATCGGTAACAGAAACATAAAATAATGATGTAATTAATGGAAAGGCATATGGATTACTAATTAAAGTATCACTTATTCCTGTTTGATTATGCCATGTATATTTCTCACCACCTGAAGCATTAAGTTGAATAGTGTCTCCATAACAAATTGTTGTATCATTTGTTAAATTTATTAGAGGCAAAGGAAATACTGTTATTGTTTTATTCAAAGAATCTTTACAACCTATCTTGTTGTTAATCAGTAATTTTACTGCATGTGTTCCTGAAGAATTAAACAAATATTCAATATTTTGATTGCTATCGGAATATTGATGATTAATATACCAGTTTAAGCTATTCGTACCTATTGAATTATCACTAAAATCAACAAATAACGGAACACATCCCATTGAATCAGATACATTAAAGTTGGCTATTAATTCAGGTATAACAATTGAATCCTGAATAATTTTATTACAAATATTTAAAGTATCGCTTCTTAAAAATAGAAATATTTTTTTTGTTCCAAATGAATCATAATTTAATTCTATGCTTTCTTCCGTAAAAGTACTTCCATCATCTAATGACCATTCAAAATCAAAAATATTTACAGTATCTTCCATTGTGCACATAATAGGTAAATTTACACAAGAAGAATCAACAAGATTAATTTCGGCATAAGGACCGCCAACATTTATATAATTGTTTCGTATTAAAGAATCTTTACAACCAATAGAAGTAAATACAGATAATTTTACATCATAAATACCCGGTTTTAAATAATTATGATATGGTGAATTTGAATAGTCAGGTGCAGACTGGTCATTAAAATCCCATATCTGTGAGAGAATATCTTCAGATTGTGATGTGTTTATAAAACTGACTAAAGCAGGATAACAAGTTGCAACAGTATCTTCAGAAAAGAAATTTGCAAGAGGTAAAGCTTGTACATATATTTTATTTGGGATGGTTAATATTGAATCGCATCCAAGAGTATCTGTTAAGTGCAGGGTAATATCAAAATATCCGGTATCATTATAAATATGGTAAGTATTAAAATTTTCGGATTGTTGTCCATCTCCAAAATCCCATAATGCCGATAAGCCATTTCCTGACGAACTATTAGTAAAAAAAACTGTATCACCCTTACAAACCTGAGATTCAACACTAAAAGAAACTTGAGGTTTAGAAATAAAAATATATTGATTTTTAATCAATGTGTCCTTACATCCTAATGTATCTATGGCAATAAGACTTATATTAAAGTCACCATTTTCATTGAATATATGAGTGGGAGATTCTTCACTTGATATATTTCCATCTCCAAAATTCCAATACCATGAAATAATTGAAGTGTCAGATTGTGTAATATTATTAAAATCAACTGATAATGGAATACATCCAAATATAGTGTCAGCAATAAAATCACATGAGGGTTTATAGATATGCACAGGTTTAATTATTTCTTTAACACATTTGTTAATATCCTTAACTAATAATTTAACATTATAAATTCCCGGTTGTGTAAAAATATGATATGCAAATCCTTGAGTAAATTCTTCATTTATTGAATCATTAAAATCCCATAAATATTTTCCGTAAACATCATTATAAAAATATGAATCTACATCAATTGAAGACGAAGCATCAAAACTAACAGTATCGCCTACACAATTATATAATGGTGAATAAATAAAATCTGCCTGTAAGTTTCTCGGAAAGACTTTTTTTGTTAATTCAATGCTGCAATTATTTGAATAATTATTTCCATTTAATGTAACAAGGTAATCTCCCGAATTATTATAAATATGATTAATTAAACCACTTAGCAAAGTATCTGTTTCTCCATCACCAAAATCCAAAAATACACTATCAGCATCTATTAGTTCAGAATAAAAAGAATAATTTAACGGGTCGGAACAATCAAAATCAATGTGCATGGAACCAGCAGGTCCTTCTACGAAGACTATGCTGTCTTTTGTTATTGTTGAGCCTTCGCATCCGTTATGAAAAATAGTCATTATTACATCCATATAACCTGTATCAATAAAACGATGAACAGGATTTTTAGTAGTAGAATATGTTTCGTCACTAAATTCCCATAACCATCCATTTATTAATGATTGATTCGGGGAATTATCTGAAAGTACAATACTTTCCGACCCACAAATGGTATCATGTCCAAGATATAAAAAGTCAGCTTCTTGTGGAGTTCCTGCTAAAATTGTAGCTTCAAATGAGTTTATACAACCAGATGAGTTTGTTATTGATAATGATACATTATACTCACCTTCTTCATTAAAAACATGATAAGGTTTTTGTTCCGTGGATGTAGTTCCGTCATCAAAATCCCAAATCAATTCAACAAATGGATCTGAGGGATTATTACTTACACTTTTATTTTCAAAATTAATTTCTAAAGGAATACAACCACTTATTACACTGTCATATAAACTTGAATCATTAGGAATAAAATATATTTTTGGTAAAATTACAACAATATTACTGTCAACTATTGTAGTATCACGACAGCCAAAAGGACTTATAATAATTAATGTATCGGAATAAATTTTGTTATAATTTTCCAGTATCTCAGGTGTAATTGAATAAGATATTGTTGGGTTTTCTTCATCTGATTGATTTCCGTTTCCAAATTTCCATAACCATTCTACGGCATTAACCGATTGATTAATATAATTAACTTCATCAGGTAGCTCGCAGATATAGTTTTTATCTGTAATGAATTGTGCCAATATAGGGTCAACATAAACCGAATCAATTATTGTATCATAACAAACATTTTCAAACGAAGCAATTAATTTAATTATAAATTTACCCGTGTCGGAATAAGATTTTACAGGAATTGCTTCAAATGAAGATGTTCCGTCACCAAAATTCCATTTATAACTGCTTACGCCTGTTGAAGAATTTGAAATGGTAATATTTTGATTTTTACATATTGTATCTTCATAAACAAAAGCAGCAGGATTAAATACTTGTAACTTAACAAGATTTTCTTTAAAAACCGAATCGCAACATTCGTAGTTGCCTGTAACTTTGTGTTTTACGGAATACTGCTCAAAACCATTATATAAATGCGAAGGATTATTTTCTTCAGAAAATGTTCCGTCACCAAAATCCCAAAAATGTTCTAAATTTTCAGATTCATTATCTGTACTAATAAAATGAACCGATAAAGTATCTAAACAAGAAATCGGATTTGAAAATGTAAATTCAGCAGAAGGATGCTGTAATGTTACTATATAATCATTAATACTTATATTACTTTTACATTCGTTTAAATCTTCAACAAAAAGAGATACGGTATAATTACCAATTTCAGAATAAGTATGAACGGGATTTTCGTTTTCTTCAAATTGTCCATCACCAAAATCCCAGACATAATTAACTATTGAAGTATCTCCTACAACAGAACCGTTTATAAACCCTATTGTTAATGGTGGACATCCAATTCTTTGAGAGTTGGTTGTAAAATTAGATTCAGCTCCTGTATAAATCCTGATATAATTTTCTTTAATAATTGTATCGGTTTCTTCACCATTGGTTGCAATTAGAGAAACGGAATAAATTCCCGAAGTTGTATAAGCAGTTTGCGGGTCTTTAAGAGTTGATGTTAAACCATTACCGAAATCCCAAAAGTAAGTCAAAGTACCTTCACCGGTAGTTTGATTTGTAAAATGAACAATAAGAGAATTACAAGCTGTTGTATCATCTGCAACAAAATCAGCATTTATTTGTGCTAATGCTCCATTGCAAATAAGAGAAATATAAAATATTATTATTTTTAATATATGGTTCATTAGTTTATTGTATAAATAATATATATATATATATGACTAACTACGGTATTTGTTTTTTAGTTTTTCATCAAATTGTTCTATTGTTCAATTGCTTAAATACAGTTAACCCGAAAAATTAGCTTCACTGAAATTACTTCGTTCAGTTCCAGCTTTGCTTCCCTTTATCCATCACACATTAATTTGTGAGATTGTTACGCTAAGTTCATACAATTCACTCCATTTTTGCATGAACAAAGCGTATTAATAAGGAAAATAACAATAAAACAATTGAGCAATTGAACAATGCGAAACCCCAAAAAAACATTGCATCACTGAAATATCAAGCCATTTAGAGTTTTCGTGCAAACACTGAACAGTTATTTTAATTTTTAATATATCTCACATGGAATTTTTATATTATCCAATTGTGCATTAAAACCATTAAATATTAATGATATTTCAAAACTTTTTATTACTCCATATTTAGCATTTCTTACAGCAATTGGGAAATTATAACTTAAATTCAAATTAAGCCGATAATAACTTATTCCACTTTGAATAACAAATGAATTTTGATAAGTATTATTCCTAATCCTGTAATATGTGCCTAATGAATATGATTTTATAAAGTATGATTTTTTTCTGATACCTTTAATAAATAATGCACCAACATTATACTCAGTTAATTCTTTATTATTAAATATTATAATCTGAGGAATAAATATTGATTCTTCCAATAAATATTTTTGTTTAAGATAAATAGTTTTATCAATATTTAATTGATTTTTGTTTTCATAAAATGATTCATTTGGACGGTTAAGATGAGAACATGAAAAACCGACTTCATTTTTAATATTCATTATTTGCATTTCCCAAACAATACCACTGTTAAAATCAAAATATAATAAATTTTCATTGTCAGGATTTTCATTTGTTGTTAGCTTATTATTAAATCCGCCTGTGTTTCTATCATATTGATCAGGAAAAGTTAATTCTGCAAAATTTAATGATTTAACAACAAATCCAGGCTGAATTCCTATGTGAATAGTATGATTATTAATTTGTTTATGATATGAAAAGGAAAAAAAATATTTGTTTGTTGATAATGGACTATTAACTAATTTATCATGTATTAAATAAGCACCAACACTAATTTTATCTGGAAATATATAGAATTGATAATCACCACCAACATAAATTGTTTTGAATACTTCGTCAATAATTAAATGTTTATTACATAGTACATTATAAAAATTCCAGTCGTATTTATGATTTCCCGTATTTCCGGGATTAATAAGCATATTGACAGAATTGAACTGCGAAAATTCAAATGCTTGTGAAATAAGTTTAAAAGAACAAAAAAATATCAGAGCCAATATTAAGATTTGTCTTTTTATATTCAATAAAAACATAATAAAATTTAAGAAATTAGTTTGTGTTTTGTTAAAAAATAAGTTACTAAATGCTTTTATAAATTTAGCAAATTATTGTATTACTACAAAAGCTTATTTTTCTTTTAATTTTTTATAGCTATTGTCCGATTAAATAAACCGATATTTAATATATCATCTCTACGAGACTTTATTACATAAACTAACTATCTTACTACAAATATTATGCATCCCAAATCAAGTTTGGGACAGGCTCTACGGTGCAATATTAATAAGTTCCAGAGGAACGAAATATTTGTAGAAAAATAATCAACCTAAAAAGCAAGCCCCAGCGGGGCGACATATTATGAAACATCAATAATAGCAATAGTTTTTATCGCATAGGCATAAAAATAAGATTTTTCGGAAATCTTATAAAAGTGTAAACCGAGATATAAAAAATGTTAATAATTTTATTAAATTTGTTATAATATAATAATATTCAAATATTAATGAAATTTATACTCTGCATTTTTTCAATACTAATATTTATTAATTGTTATAGCCAAAATTCAATTCTTTCATCTTTCTCAGGAAAGCCATATCATTATTTAAAATTAGCAGAAAAAGCAAAAACACTTGGAGATACTTATTCGGCAATATATTATTATGAAAAATATCTTGACATAAAATCGAACAATATAAAAATTCAAAATAAATTAGCTCATCAGTACTTTATATCAAAGAATTATTCAGAATCTGCCAAATTATTTTTTCAGATTTATAACAGTAATACAAAAAAAAATCAAACCGCCTTATTTTACTATGCATTATCGCAAAAAATGTCAGGAAATTATGATAATGCAATCAAGTACTTTAATGAATGTAAAAAAAGCAAATTAGACAAAAAGCTTAAAAAACTACACAAAATTGAAATTGAAGGATGTAGCTTTGCAATAAGTTCGATTCACAATCCAAAAGATGTTGAAGTAATTCATCTCGATAGCCTGATAAATCATGCTCATATTGATTTTTCCCCGTTTTTTGTTAATGATTCAACAATTATATATGCTACTTTAATAACTAATAAAGCAAACGAATATTCAATTTACGACTCTGTTTCTTTTCCGTTAAGCAAGTTATATTTTGCTTATAAATACGATAGCGTATGGAAAAAAGGAGATTTATTACCTGAAATTATCAACTCAAAATATAAGAATACTGGTAATGGTACCTTTTCACCTGATTATCAAAGATTTTATTTTACTTTATGTGAAAAAAACTGGCAAAACAAAACAATATGTTCTATTTATATATCTTATTATGAGAATGATAAATGGCAAAAACCCAAAAAATTAAATAAGGATATAAATAATCCGAATTACACTTCAACACAACCAACAGTAGGTACTTCATATAATCCTGACCTGGAAATAATTTATTTTTCTTCTGACCGCCCGGATGGCAGAGGTGGAATGGATTTATGGTACACAATTTACAATAAAAAGAAAAATACATTTATTCAACCAAAAAATCTGGGAAGTAAGATAAACACTTTTGGGAATGAAATTACACCTGTTTATAATAATACGACAAAAACCCTGTATTTTAGCTCAGATGGTAAACCGGGTATGGGAGCTTACGACATATTCAAATCAACAGGTGAATTAAAAAGCTGGATTTCTGTAAAAAATCTTGGATATCCTTTAAATTCAAATGTTGATGACATATATTATGTAATAAATAAAAATCAAAACGAAGGTTTTATTGTTTCAAACCGTAAAGACAGTTACATATTAACAAATGAATATTGCTGTTATGATATTTTTTCATTTTCGTATTTGAATTCTGAACAAATAGCTATTCGTGGAGAATTACATTCTGAAATTGACAGTACATTAGAAAAATACCTGAATAAAGGAATAGAATATCGCGATTCTTCGATAAAGAATAAAAATAAATATTTAAACAATGCAATTGTATCACTTTATTTATCAGATATTGAGTTAAATGATTCAATTTATATCACAAGTGATACTACCGATAATACAGGAAAATACTTTTTTTATGTAGAACGTGACCAGGACTATAAACTAATTATTCATGATAAAGAAAATTATAAAGGTCAAATATCTGTTTCTACAAAAAATATCTCATCTGAAAAAGATGCCGAAATAAATCTTGCACCCGTTAAAATTGATGTTTTGCCTGAAGACCCGCTAATTATTAAAAATATTTATTATGAATTTAATAAAAGTGAATTAGCTGACGAAGCAAAAAGCACTTTAGATTCTACATTAGTGCAACTACTTGAAAATATGTCTGATATTATTATAGAAATAAGCTCTCATACCGATAATATCGGAGATGAAGATTACAATATGAAACTCTCAGAAGAAAGAGCTAAAAATGTAGTTGAATACCTAATAAGTAAAGGAATATATAAAAACAGATTAGTTCACAAAGGATATGGTGAAACCATGCCTATTGCCCCGAACACAAATCCTGATGGAACCGACAATCCCGAAAACAGAAAAAGAAACCGTAGAACTGAGTTTAGAATTATTGGTATTAAACAAAGTATTACTTTTAATTAAAATAGTTAGCATATTTTAACATCCCACTTAACAAGATTTGTCAAAGCGACAAGTATTCAGGCTTTTGTAACTATATGTTAAAAAAACAGCTTTCATAATTCATCAGAATATATGGTTCTTTATTTGTTTTTTTTGTATATTGTAAAACATGAAAGAATATTATTCTGCGGCTAAGATGTGATGATTTGATTGCCAAATCTACTGAAAAGTAAGATGTTTTTGATATTATCAGTAAAGTTCTTAGGAAATAATGAAAAATGAAATCAAAAATTTATTGAATCTGGTAAAAGAGCAAAGAGCTTTTGATTTTACCGGTTATCATTTAACAATGCTTGAGCGTAGAATAGAAAAAAGGGTTTATGCTACATACAATAAAAATTTTGATGATTATTTCGAATATCTGAATTCTCATCCCGTAGAGATAGATAGTCTAATTGATGTTTTAACGATTAATGTGAGTCGCTTTTTTCGAAACTCTCTTTCTTTTGAATATATCAGTAAAATAATTATTCCCCGTATTATTTTAAAAAAAATACAGACCAATGATAACTGTCTTCGAATTTGGTCAGCAGGTTGTTCTTTTGGCGAAGAGCCCTATTCAATGTCTATTATAATTAACGAGTTTCTTAAAAAAGAAAAAATCTCACTTAACCTGAATATTTTTGCCACCGATATAGATAAAAACGCATTAAAAACTGCATCTACAGGAAAGTATGGTTCTGAAAGTATT
Encoded proteins:
- a CDS encoding FKBP-type peptidyl-prolyl cis-trans isomerase; the encoded protein is MIHSLIIIIIFVLLICSCKEKTRNVSDKDIKELKEPLIEVNKYLVKKDADLIKKYAERRKWKMKETESGLWYMIYKNGNGKQANEGEFATINYTVNLFNGKMCYSSDSLGSKYFKIGNRTVERGLDEGILLLKEGDKAKFILPPHLAYGLLGDDNKIPSRSIIVYDVELLEISNY
- a CDS encoding OmpA family protein; translation: MKFILCIFSILIFINCYSQNSILSSFSGKPYHYLKLAEKAKTLGDTYSAIYYYEKYLDIKSNNIKIQNKLAHQYFISKNYSESAKLFFQIYNSNTKKNQTALFYYALSQKMSGNYDNAIKYFNECKKSKLDKKLKKLHKIEIEGCSFAISSIHNPKDVEVIHLDSLINHAHIDFSPFFVNDSTIIYATLITNKANEYSIYDSVSFPLSKLYFAYKYDSVWKKGDLLPEIINSKYKNTGNGTFSPDYQRFYFTLCEKNWQNKTICSIYISYYENDKWQKPKKLNKDINNPNYTSTQPTVGTSYNPDLEIIYFSSDRPDGRGGMDLWYTIYNKKKNTFIQPKNLGSKINTFGNEITPVYNNTTKTLYFSSDGKPGMGAYDIFKSTGELKSWISVKNLGYPLNSNVDDIYYVINKNQNEGFIVSNRKDSYILTNEYCCYDIFSFSYLNSEQIAIRGELHSEIDSTLEKYLNKGIEYRDSSIKNKNKYLNNAIVSLYLSDIELNDSIYITSDTTDNTGKYFFYVERDQDYKLIIHDKENYKGQISVSTKNISSEKDAEINLAPVKIDVLPEDPLIIKNIYYEFNKSELADEAKSTLDSTLVQLLENMSDIIIEISSHTDNIGDEDYNMKLSEERAKNVVEYLISKGIYKNRLVHKGYGETMPIAPNTNPDGTDNPENRKRNRRTEFRIIGIKQSITFN
- a CDS encoding protein-glutamate O-methyltransferase CheR, giving the protein MKNEIKNLLNLVKEQRAFDFTGYHLTMLERRIEKRVYATYNKNFDDYFEYLNSHPVEIDSLIDVLTINVSRFFRNSLSFEYISKIIIPRIILKKIQTNDNCLRIWSAGCSFGEEPYSMSIIINEFLKKEKISLNLNIFATDIDKNALKTASTGKYGSESIKNVKYAIVDKYFTKKDDLFKISPEIKKMVQFSFFDLLDKNHFVPPESIFGDFDIVLCRNVLIYFNLEYQELIFNKLYKSMNKDSYLILGEAEVLVEAFKNKFLRESRVVKIYRKKEE
- a CDS encoding PKD domain-containing protein; the protein is MNHILKIIIFYISLICNGALAQINADFVADDTTACNSLIVHFTNQTTGEGTLTYFWDFGNGLTSTLKDPQTAYTTSGIYSVSLIATNGEETDTIIKENYIRIYTGAESNFTTNSQRIGCPPLTIGFINGSVVGDTSIVNYVWDFGDGQFEENENPVHTYSEIGNYTVSLFVEDLNECKSNISINDYIVTLQHPSAEFTFSNPISCLDTLSVHFISTDNESENLEHFWDFGDGTFSEENNPSHLYNGFEQYSVKHKVTGNYECCDSVFKENLVKLQVFNPAAFVYEDTICKNQNITISNSSTGVSSYKWNFGDGTSSFEAIPVKSYSDTGKFIIKLIASFENVCYDTIIDSVYVDPILAQFITDKNYICELPDEVNYINQSVNAVEWLWKFGNGNQSDEENPTISYSITPEILENYNKIYSDTLIIISPFGCRDTTIVDSNIVVILPKIYFIPNDSSLYDSVISGCIPLEINFENKSVSNNPSDPFVELIWDFDDGTTSTEQKPYHVFNEEGEYNVSLSITNSSGCINSFEATILAGTPQEADFLYLGHDTICGSESIVLSDNSPNQSLINGWLWEFSDETYSTTKNPVHRFIDTGYMDVIMTIFHNGCEGSTITKDSIVFVEGPAGSMHIDFDCSDPLNYSFYSELIDADSVFLDFGDGETDTLLSGLINHIYNNSGDYLVTLNGNNYSNNCSIELTKKVFPRNLQADFIYSPLYNCVGDTVSFDASSSIDVDSYFYNDVYGKYLWDFNDSINEEFTQGFAYHIFTQPGIYNVKLLVKDINKCVKEIIKPVHIYKPSCDFIADTIFGCIPLSVDFNNITQSDTSIISWYWNFGDGNISSEESPTHIFNENGDFNISLIAIDTLGCKDTLIKNQYIFISKPQVSFSVESQVCKGDTVFFTNSSSGNGLSALWDFGDGQQSENFNTYHIYNDTGYFDITLHLTDTLGCDSILTIPNKIYVQALPLANFFSEDTVATCYPALVSFINTSQSEDILSQIWDFNDQSAPDYSNSPYHNYLKPGIYDVKLSVFTSIGCKDSLIRNNYINVGGPYAEINLVDSSCVNLPIMCTMEDTVNIFDFEWSLDDGSTFTEESIELNYDSFGTKKIFLFLRSDTLNICNKIIQDSIVIPELIANFNVSDSMGCVPLFVDFSDNSIGTNSLNWYINHQYSDSNQNIEYLFNSSGTHAVKLLINNKIGCKDSLNKTITVFPLPLINLTNDTTICYGDTIQLNASGGEKYTWHNQTGISDTLISNPYAFPLITSLFYVSVTDSNNCESKDSVRISVQQIPLAEIINNDTIKIIIGENIDLQATQTEGYEYYWYPVDYLSCINCMETNAIPQESGFYYFELTDINNCFIVKDSVYIVVEQKFSVDVPKAFHPNDDGINDTIYVKGWGIKELKEFKIYNQFGKLVFETNDLSEGWTGYLDGNKLEHGVYVYFVSVLSYDNKIRTKKGYIYLIE
- a CDS encoding PorP/SprF family type IX secretion system membrane protein; amino-acid sequence: MNIKRQILILALIFFCSFKLISQAFEFSQFNSVNMLINPGNTGNHKYDWNFYNVLCNKHLIIDEVFKTIYVGGDYQFYIFPDKISVGAYLIHDKLVNSPLSTNKYFFSFSYHKQINNHTIHIGIQPGFVVKSLNFAELTFPDQYDRNTGGFNNKLTTNENPDNENLLYFDFNSGIVWEMQIMNIKNEVGFSCSHLNRPNESFYENKNQLNIDKTIYLKQKYLLEESIFIPQIIIFNNKELTEYNVGALFIKGIRKKSYFIKSYSLGTYYRIRNNTYQNSFVIQSGISYYRLNLNLSYNFPIAVRNAKYGVIKSFEISLIFNGFNAQLDNIKIPCEIY
- a CDS encoding bifunctional oligoribonuclease/PAP phosphatase NrnA — protein: MSENRSIWILIINKLQKLIFTDKQIKEIKKLFSKSKNIVIVTHSYPDGDAMGASLGLYNLLKKINFNISIITPTNYPEFLKWLPGDEFVIKFSKNPEQALECLNNAEIIFCIDFNALSRIDKLEEHLSKSDAVKIMIDHHPYPEKFVDYSFSSISVSSAAELVYEFIQKIAYSKHIDKDIATCLYTGIMADTGSFSFNSSNPQTFRIVAELLTHNINKDEITGRIYNNFSSDRMRLLGHCLNNMKVFPEYNTAFITINYEEKKKFNFKTGDSEGFVNYPLSIKGIVFSAFFIDKKDHVKISFRSKGKFEVNKFAMENFNGGGHINAAAGKSELSMEETINKFIDLLPKYKDELF